The following DNA comes from Ricinus communis isolate WT05 ecotype wild-type chromosome 10, ASM1957865v1, whole genome shotgun sequence.
GGTGGTATTCTATGGTTCACACACTTGTCAATGAAAAGCATAAATATCTACAAGTATCCCATTGGAAAACTGAGGGTCCAACCAGTAGGCATCATCATCTTTGCTGCTATCATGGCTACTCTTGGTATGAAGCTTATATTCTACTCTCAGTTCAGTTTCAAGCTCCTGTTGCCAAGGAAAAAAATTTGCTGGATTTCATTTTAAGATATACGGGAAATTACTAATAGCACATACACTATACAGGTTTCCAAGTGCTGGTCCAGGCAGTAGAACAACTGATTCAGAACAATCCTTCTGAAAAGATGAATTCAGAGCAATTGATTTGGTTGTATACAATCATGCTAACAGCCACCGTAGTAAAACTTATCTTATGGCTTTACTGTAGAAGTTCAGGGAATGATATTGTCCGTGCATATGCAAAGGTTTGATGCTACATGCAAATTCCCCCTCATGCTATTTGATGCAGTATTTACAAATTTCAGAATATAAGACCAACCTTCAGGTTGTGACAGGCTCGCAGTCATATTTGTTTCACTTGTTTGCATTATGATCATCATTTTCAGGATCATTTTTTCGACGTGGTAACCAATGTAATTGGCTTGGTAGCTGCTGTTCTCGGTGATAAATTCTATTGGTGGATAGATCCAGCTGGTGCTCTTCTCCTTGCAGTTTATACAATTTCTAATTGGTCAGGCACAGTACTGGAAAATGCAGGTGAAAATTCATTGCCAAGTTTAGTCTATAACATTCTGCACTACATTATGCATTCTAGTTTAATATTATACAGTTGCTTGCTTCTTCTTGTAGTTTCATTGGTCGGACAGTCAGCTCCTCCTGAGGTCCTGCAAAAACTCACGTACCTTGTCCTCAGGCACCACCTTCAAATCAAAAGAGTAGACACAGTTCGTGCCTATACGTTTGgtgttctttattttgttgagGTTACCACCCAAATCACCTTTCTGTCCATCATAACCGAATTTCTCCATTTTTCTTCTCTGTGAAGAGTAATGTTACTGATTGAGGGGGGTATTTTTGCTGACAGGTTGATATTGAACTGCCAGAAGACTTGCCACTCAGGGAAGCACACGCAATTGGAGAATCATTGCAAATAAAGATTGAAGAACTCCCTGAAGTAGAGAGGGCATTCGTTCACCTTGATTACGAGTGCAACCACAAGCCTGAGCATTCTGTTCTTAATAGACTCCCCAATAACCTTGATTGATTTCTGAAGTTTCCTGTGTGCTGTATTTTCTTGTCATGTGTCAAAAAACCGTAATCTTGATCTTTTGCAGAAGCAACGTTTTGGGAGATTCTTAACTAGGCTTGGTATCAAAACCgcaattaattttagagtaaCACGTATCTATgagtaatttatattttgatattggaTGATTGACGTataatctattatttaatactaataaatatgtatcaatCATCTATTGGTTTGGTGTATAGATAAACACATACGCTAAgtttagataaaaatttttattttttgttgttgcAGTATAATAGAATGCAAgttatatgagaaaaaataatctGATTGTCCCAATTAAGAGAAATAAGAATTGAATTAAGAGATTTGAACAACAAGTTTGTCagtagattttttttttaaaatttaatatatacatacactttttaagtttttattatcattcttaatttttctttttcaattttttttttgagaaaaaaatgatttatttttgcttctttcgaaagttaaattctaaaacattgctataaaaaaattaaaagcaatATAAACATTAAGAATCATAAATGAGATGGTAATAGTTCTTTTTAGCTAACTAAAGTCATAAAGTTACTATTACGTAAATTTTATCTACTAATATTTAGCTTAACTGCATTTTATCTACtaatatttagtaaaattttctaattttaatagaatCAAACTATGGATTGCATTAACCTCCCTATCCTAaactttttattcttcttatattcttaaatgtaatttaattttggaataaatataaaaaaatcatctgattttattattttataactttttagtgtattttttttaaaatattatatttaattgtaaattataataaaaaaatctcataattaaaaaatatatgtttaatttaaaaactcatataataaagtgtggtaaaataaatagttaaatatctGTCCATCgatatttcttaataataaaatacttctttttattataatctttagctacatatatttttatttgtatgaaaaaattatcaaattaaaaattatcaaatgataaaactagagattctttttccatttatccctttaattttattttaagttataaCATATTTACAGAAACAAAGAACATACTGCAACCGGGCCAAAAGCCCAAAACCCAGGCTGCAACTATAAGTTGTCATCACAACAATTTTGTTCTTCTGTGGTATTTAACTGCAAACACTTTACAGGAAGTCATTGCAGAGGCTAGCTTCTTTTATCTCTGTTTTCTCGGTTTGCCTCTTTATGTACTTGTTCTTGCTTTGCTGATGTTTGGCCTGAATAAAGATTCTTGCAATTGTTAAGGTTATTGGACCCTTTTGCCACAATCATTGTTCTTGTTAGATTCTTACTTTCTGTTCTATCTGTTAtcctctctctttctaattttctGTTGGTTTATGAGAAACTGTTATAATTGGTCTTTGTAGTTGTTATTCTACTGGGTTCTTGACGAAACTGGAAAACTGTTATCAAGTTGGTGGAAAATCAAGATACCTAGTTTTAGTTtactctctctttctttttctatggACATTTCCTAGTAATAGACAAGTAAATAGTTCTTATTATCTTTAGTTGTTAAAAGATTTAAGCATGTCCTTATTATTAGTGACTCTGCCTCCACAGGGTTTaaggtttagggttttaatgcCAATGTTGAACCTTTGGTGTGAATTACCTCAATCAGTTTTTAGTAGATTCTATGCCAATAATAAGCCCTGAAGTTATATGCTTGatcattttttaatacttcTCATGTCGATATTTCAATGCAGATATTGGCTTAAGATACTATTTGACAATATAGCTTGATTATTAAATGTCTGAATAgcaaattttagtaaaatgaAATCTCGTTAACTTTGCTTGGCAGCCACTGAAGTATGTTTTGTCTGAGAACTTTCACTTGATTTATCTTTGACAGTTGTAGCTCAGTAGTTTCTCACACAAGCTATGAAAATTAGAAGCAGATACCTATTTATTAGGATATGCATTTGTTAGTTTACTGTTGGAGCTGAATTTTAAGTAAGCCTTATTTATGCTGCAGAACTATGATTGTGTTTCTAGTGACCTCAAAGGAGCAGAGACTTTCTGCAGCAGTCATGCTTGCCATTAAGTGTTGTCTTTGTCATATTCTGTTCTTTTGTCTGCTTGGCAACTAATTATGgacattattattttgttttgacaGGATAAAGATGATTCCTGAATAAACTTTTTCTGAGAATTTCATAAGTACCAACTTTCCCTGCTTACTTTTACCATCATCAAAACACCAAAGCTGCCTTGAACCAGGAACACAGACAGTTGGAAGTACAATAATTTCTTCCATGAATTCTATTCTATTGCCTTTATCTCTTGTTTTTCAGTTTCCTTCCTTCCATTTTTCACCTCGTCATCGGTTACAAGCTCAATATACTTCCACTAGTTGTGTTGGTCATCGTGTTcatttcatttcttctttttctcactTGTTCCCATCCAATTCACGTTATTCCTTGCACACTCACCAGTCGTCAATTGGCGCTACAGTTCCTTCAAATGATGAGGGACCTGTATCTGTAATCCACTTTGaagattttattgaaaaagacTGGTCATTTCTTGATTTTGAGGACTTAAATTCCAAAGAGCATAAACAAAAAGTTGGCCAGATAATTTCTGCAGGAGAGATTGAAGAGACTTCAAGGATTTTGGTCTCAATTGGCTCAGAAGAATTTGTGGATCAGCTGGTTGATACATCACCCAAAAGTCATTTGTTTGTTGTCCATGATTCACTTTTTCTATTAGCTAtgatcaaagaaaaatatgacaAAGTTAAATGTTGGCAAGGGGAGCTGATCCATGTGCCAGAAAAGTGGGCTCCTTTGGATGTTGTATTTCTCTATTTTCTGCCAGTCTTGCCCTTTAAACTTGACCAGGTCTTTGGGACACTCGCGCAGCGTTGCTCACAAGGTAAAACTTGAATTTTGAGTCTTTTAGTTTCTGAGTTTGAGCTTGCGTCAAAAGCCACATTGTTGTTTGTTGTTTAAACATTGTATCATTTACTGGTGAGATGCTGGTGTGGAAGCCTTCTATGGCAATTGGCATCAGATTGTGTGGTTATTTCAAACAGCAATGAGGAAACATGTGATATTTTGACGTCTGCCGATTAATTCTGTAGGTGCGAGAGTGATCGTTAGCCATCTGCAGGGAAGGGAAGTGTTAGAGAAACAACGGAAACAATACCAAGATGTTATAGTTTCTGAGTTGCCTGATAAGATGACCTTGCAGAATGTTGCAGCTAATAATTCTTTTCAGGTGACTGAATATGTAGATGAGCCAGGATTGTATCTTGCTGTTTTACGATTTTCTGGGGCAAGAaactgatttttttattttattttttattaaacgtTTCTGTGCAGCAGAGAGCTTGGTGAACACTAAATGTGAATCAAATTTGTAAAATGTTGAATGTTCGGTTGAACTGTATTGTTCAAGTCTACATATTATTTAATCTTGGAGAGATTAGTTCTAATTACCATGCTATGCAACTGATGGTTGCTCATTATGTAGATCAGATAATATGGGAACTCTGATTATTAGAAGTGACAAAGCAAAAGCACTGCAAGTGTTAAAAAGAATGTTGCTCATCAGGTTTAACATTTCATCCTAGCAATATTTATGGTAAGGTAATTGACAAAGCTCCAGAGGATGGTTAACTTTTACTAGTCTACGAGTCAAAGTCAAGATTTGCCTTCTCTAGCAGGTGCTGTCAAAGTGGAAGTTCAAGTTCTGACAAACTGAAACTGAACTTGTAGCAttgcaagaagaagaaattgaacTTAAACTGTTTGGTCAAGCTCCATGAATGTGGAGGAAGTtcaaaaactaatttaatgaaaaatctaatgtataaaatcatttaattttttgggtCCTCAAGGAACCATGTGAGGAAAACTTGGTAAcaattatagttttttcttctttgttcttttttaaagaaaaatttggtTACAACCAGTTACAGGTTATTGAATGATGGGATAACAAGTTAAATCTTAGTTATATCATGTTTTGCAATCAGCACAATCATCATTCATTTCCATTAGTTTGTAGACATGGAATCAAATTTGCCCTGAAATCTTAGCAGCCATATCAGCACcctttaataagaaaatattaactGTTCAACTTCTTTGGAATTCGATACCAACACAATCTTCCAAGACCAAATGCCCTCATTTATCAAACACTCACAAATCTGAGGAGACAAGTTGCATGTGGCATCAGCCAAGGCAGGTTGAGAACTGGTCACTCTCAGCACAAACAGTATATAACTTATGTCTGATTAATAGCATAGGAATGACAATTGGAGAAATGAACTAAAGAGGTCTTTTGAAGACGCCTTAAAAAGTCTCCCAAAACAAATGATTTTCAGTTGCAATTGTACACAGGAGATAAAAGCAAAGATCTCATACCAACAAATGcttcattaataaaaagaaaaaagctgaTCTCATACAGAAAAAACTCTGAGCATTATACCACTCTTTCAACCTTTCTCTCTACACTGAAAAATTTTTTGAAacaaattgattatcaatCAAACTGGGACgaaaatgtaaaaaaagaaaaaagaaaaaaagaaaaagaagaaactatagCTAGAACTGCAATGTCTGAGAGGAAGATTATTGTGTGTACCGGCTTCAAAGTACTCGAGCTTCCAATAGCAAATAAGAAGATAGGGACCGCCAGACTGCACTGCCAGTCACCTCACACCTTCTCACTAATATATTAGAAGAACGAAAACCTTAAGCCATTGCTTGCTGCAAACAAGTTGTATTCTTCCACAGTAGTCTCTTTCTTATTGCACGCAGAATTATTTTCAATCTGATCCGCTGAAACTTTTGAAGAAAGATCTCCAACTAGTCCGTCTTTTTTCGACACAGATTCTGGTTTACATCCCGTTGAAAGAGCTACAGGCCCACCAAAGTGAAACAGAGAAAAGCTGGAGTCGCTGACGTGCAACTTTGCAGAATTATCCATTTTCCCACCTTCTCCACTTGGAGGCCCTTCTGTTAAATGTGACCCAGCTGAAGCCTTCTTTTCTGCCATATCATCAGTTAAGGCTTCCTGCACTATACATGTCTTTATTCTCTCCTCTGAGTTCAAGCCATTGGCTTTGCCAACTGCCTGGTAAACTGGCACAGGACCAGGATTAAACACGGGAGTTGCCAAATGATGCACTGGACTATACTGCATACATAGACGTGAGTTTCCATTCAAACCATAGCTAAGAGGGCTGGCATATAGGTAGTGGTTAGGGTGAGGAAAGGGCATTAATCCATTAGGGGGTGCAGCTGGCCAAGCAACTGGATTTTGATGGTAATAATTCAGTGAAGGAGAATGGAACACAGGAAATTGTAAATTCTGGTTTTGCATGGTCGGAAACATGCTTTGCTGTTGCGAACCTATAGCAACAGCTGGTATTCCATTATCAGTATTTTGGGCAGCTTTTGTTGGCATATTTCCCAGAGCATTCAATCTCGGACATTCTGGCGGAAGCCCAAATAGCCTCCGGCTTCCATATGCTTCCCCTCCATTTATGCTTGGTTTGTTTTCCATGGCCACTTCATGGGAATTGGAGAAACCATTTTGACACAGTGAAGTGTCTCTTCCTTCTGATTGCTGACTGGTATCTTCTGAATCTGATGTGGACGACGACTCCAGATTCCCATGGCTAGAAGAGGCTGTATTGCTATCTCCCTCACTAAGACATGATGAGCAGTTATCAGAATTTGAAGTGCTGCCCAAGATGGGATCAGAAGTCCCACCCAAGCCAGAGTACTTAGCAGGACATGAACTGGCACCATTGCAAGGAGCTTCTGTTGAGTAGCAAGGGTCCACCTCCACATTATGTCCATTCTGGCAGTCTTTATTGAGGCTAGAGTTTCCTGATTCCTCCGTATTATTCTCATTATCAATTTCATTTGAATTTCCAGTAACTTCGCCAGAACATCTATCGCCAGATGACTCGAAGAGGTTTCTTTCAGAATCAACACTCTCAACCTTGAAGTTAGATGACCTCAAGGTGACATCGCCGTCTGAGTTGCTCCGAGGATACTTTTTGTGTGACTCCAAAGGCTCCCAAACTTTCTTAGAATGAAGCATATCTCTGATAGAAGAATTGTTTGCTGAAATGCTTTTGTTTTTGGGTCTTCCACAACCTTCACGGGCATAATCTGTCTGCCCATACTTGTTACCACGATAAAATTGCTTGGACATATCCAGTGCAGATTCTGACTTACCAACAGGTTTGCTATCTCGGCCAATTCTAACTGCAGAAACATGTGGTTCAACCTTCACTCTGTATTCATTGTTTTGGTGACAGCTGCAAGAATGGAAGTCATATCTGTCATTCATCCTGTTGTTGAGACAATGAAATTTCTCATTATATTTTAGGCCACAATTTCGACCATTGGACTTTGGTCCATTGATCCTTGATTGCTTATGTGATCCATTAACACCCTTTGGAGGAGTCTCAGAATTATCACTGTAATGTCTCGACTCGGATCTGTTGGCCATAGCCCCATTTTCTGAAACAATTGCAAATCTATGTCTATCAGGCCACTTCACAGAGGGATCGAGTTGAACTTCTTTCCGAAATTTCAATCTCCGGCGAGAGAATTTTGATTGTTCAATTGTAAAAGAACCAGTCTCATCTTTCACATCAGTAACCTCTCCATCAAAATTGTCATTGAAGTTATTTTGCATTATGGGTGAGCCATATCCGTTTGAGAATACTTGTTCCTGAATATCAGGAGATCCAGGCCTGGATAAAGAAATATCACAAGTTTCACTTACTGAATCCCTACAGCTGATGGCATTATTAGGTCCCTCATCAACACTTGCTGATGTTTCATCTTTTGAGACTTCGAAAAGATCATTTGATTCAGggcatttcttttctttatccttttcCTTCCCTTTTAACCTCTCCTTCCTTCGAagctttttttctctttcttttgttcttcttctctctttgCGTTCTTCCTCGTCAcgcttttccttttcctcttcttcaagAAGTTTCATCTGCGGGGGAACAATCGCACTGTCACATATTTCTCCTAAGATAAATGCTTTTTTCAGGAGAAGGGTCTGGCTCTTAACCCATAACCCCCACTTGCAATTACCTGCAGGTGTACCAATTGAGCTAACACAAATGGTTAGCTCCCCTAAATTTGATTTGTGACTTCGAATTGAATTTATCCCAAATCACTAGCCATACCTGCTTTTCCAATGTGATAATTTCTTTGCATGCAACATGGACACGCTCTTCGAGAAGTTTTAATGCAAGACAAACAAAGATACTGTGTGCATTTTGGCGTGCAGTTCCTTCTCTGAAAGCCTTTTCAACCTGAAAAGTGCATCAGACAGAATAAGCtttgaaaatttaagaatagAGACAAGCAACTGCATTGTCTTGTGTACAAAGCAACATAACATGGTGCCAATTAATCTTCACAGTTTATAGAACATCTAGATTTAGTGAAGATTTTAATACACAATGATTTATTATTAGGATAATTACAATAGCTGCAACTGTGTATCCAATAATCAGATATGTTGAACAGCCAATTACTTATATCGATTAAGCCCAGAAAACATACATAAATGAAACTGCAGGTAACGAAGGTACTCCTGACTAGTTAACTTGATAAAAGAGCGAGCTTACAGTTTCACTTAATAGCAGAAAATTAAGCTTGGGCACCATTTTGGCCCTATTACATACCTAACCTTGttgttagaaaataaacatttttcttttctttttcctttttgctttcctaatttagttttatagaCTTATAGATTGCAAAACGAATTAATTGCTTTGCTCAAGTTGTTCCATCTGTGTCATACGTGAAGGATCACTTGATTTTGCCCTAGCCTCCTGATTATCGACAAGTACTTTCAGTATGCTTTGTTCATTAACTCTGCAGTCCCTATTAAATTTCCAGcacatttctttctttgcaacTTAAAATGCATCAGTTATAAGCTGAATGCCAATTTACTGATACTTCTGGAATAGGA
Coding sequences within:
- the LOC8263223 gene encoding uncharacterized protein LOC8263223, which translates into the protein MPGIAQRNEQLRNATSNGVYSVSTNGFWSKHRDDVSYNQLQKFWTDLSPQARHKLLRIDKQTLFEQARKNMYCSRCNGLLLEGFLQIVMYGKSLQQEGGGGHLSCNRPGALKNQNDGESNMINGSQDEIQDPSVHPWGGLTTTRDGSLTLLNCYLFSKSLKVLHNVFDSARARERERELLYPDACGGGGRGWISQGMASYGRGHGTRETCALHTARLSCDTLVDFWSALGEETRQSLLRMKEEDFIERLMYRFDSKRFCRDCRRNVIREFKELKELKRMRREPRCTSWFCVADTAFQYEVSDEAIQADWHQTFADTIGSYHHFEWAVGTGEGKADILEFENVGMSGSAEVNGLDLGGVSACFITLRAWKLDGRCTELSVKAHALRGQQCVHCRLVVGDGFVRITRGESIRRFFEHAEEAEEEEDDDSMDKDGNELDGECSRPQKHAKSPELAREFLLDAATVIFKEQVEKAFREGTARQNAHSIFVCLALKLLEERVHVACKEIITLEKQMKLLEEEEKEKRDEEERKERRRTKEREKKLRRKERLKGKEKDKEKKCPESNDLFEVSKDETSASVDEGPNNAISCRDSVSETCDISLSRPGSPDIQEQVFSNGYGSPIMQNNFNDNFDGEVTDVKDETGSFTIEQSKFSRRRLKFRKEVQLDPSVKWPDRHRFAIVSENGAMANRSESRHYSDNSETPPKGVNGSHKQSRINGPKSNGRNCGLKYNEKFHCLNNRMNDRYDFHSCSCHQNNEYRVKVEPHVSAVRIGRDSKPVGKSESALDMSKQFYRGNKYGQTDYAREGCGRPKNKSISANNSSIRDMLHSKKVWEPLESHKKYPRSNSDGDVTLRSSNFKVESVDSERNLFESSGDRCSGEVTGNSNEIDNENNTEESGNSSLNKDCQNGHNVEVDPCYSTEAPCNGASSCPAKYSGLGGTSDPILGSTSNSDNCSSCLSEGDSNTASSSHGNLESSSTSDSEDTSQQSEGRDTSLCQNGFSNSHEVAMENKPSINGGEAYGSRRLFGLPPECPRLNALGNMPTKAAQNTDNGIPAVAIGSQQQSMFPTMQNQNLQFPVFHSPSLNYYHQNPVAWPAAPPNGLMPFPHPNHYLYASPLSYGLNGNSRLCMQYSPVHHLATPVFNPGPVPVYQAVGKANGLNSEERIKTCIVQEALTDDMAEKKASAGSHLTEGPPSGEGGKMDNSAKLHVSDSSFSLFHFGGPVALSTGCKPESVSKKDGLVGDLSSKVSADQIENNSACNKKETTVEEYNLFAASNGLRFSFF
- the LOC8287216 gene encoding metal tolerance protein 4, translated to MEGGGGGGGGGADVNTPLLSNESKSGNLQQNDGKRRRRHNSVTYLKCDFISNLPDKVRAGLDPECPFKLDISKTRGLIQGEKEYYQKQFATLKSFEEVDSPESHVINEEQENEEEVQHERAMKISNWANILLLAFKIYATVRSGSLAIAASTLDSLLDLMAGGILWFTHLSMKSINIYKYPIGKLRVQPVGIIIFAAIMATLGFQVLVQAVEQLIQNNPSEKMNSEQLIWLYTIMLTATVVKLILWLYCRSSGNDIVRAYAKDHFFDVVTNVIGLVAAVLGDKFYWWIDPAGALLLAVYTISNWSGTVLENAVSLVGQSAPPEVLQKLTYLVLRHHLQIKRVDTVRAYTFGVLYFVEVDIELPEDLPLREAHAIGESLQIKIEELPEVERAFVHLDYECNHKPEHSVLNRLPNNLD
- the LOC8263224 gene encoding uncharacterized protein LOC8263224 isoform X2 produces the protein MNSILLPLSLVFQFPSFHFSPRHRLQAQYTSTSCVGHRVHFISSFSHLFPSNSRYSLHTHQSSIGATVPSNDEGPVSVIHFEDFIEKDWSFLDFEDLNSKEHKQKVGQIISAGEIEETSRILVSIGSEEFVDQLVDTSPKSHLFVVHDSLFLLAMIKEKYDKVKCWQGELIHVPEKWAPLDVVFLYFLPVLPFKLDQVFGTLAQRCSQGARVIVSHLQGREVLEKQRKQYQDVIVSELPDKMTLQNVAANNSFQQRAW
- the LOC8263224 gene encoding uncharacterized protein LOC8263224 isoform X1 yields the protein MNSILLPLSLVFQFPSFHFSPRHRLQAQYTSTSCVGHRVHFISSFSHLFPSNSRYSLHTHQSSIGATVPSNDEGPVSVIHFEDFIEKDWSFLDFEDLNSKEHKQKVGQIISAGEIEETSRILVSIGSEEFVDQLVDTSPKSHLFVVHDSLFLLAMIKEKYDKVKCWQGELIHVPEKWAPLDVVFLYFLPVLPFKLDQVFGTLAQRCSQGARVIVSHLQGREVLEKQRKQYQDVIVSELPDKMTLQNVAANNSFQVTEYVDEPGLYLAVLRFSGARN
- the LOC8263224 gene encoding uncharacterized protein LOC8263224 isoform X3, which translates into the protein MNSILLPLSLVFQFPSFHFSPRHRLQAQYTSTSCVGHRVHFISSFSHLFPSNSRYSLHTHQSSIGATVPSNDEGPVSVIHFEDFIEKDWSFLDFEDLNSKEHKQKVGQIISAGEIEETSRILVSIGSEEFVDQLVDTSPKSHLFVVHDSLFLLAMIKEKYDKVKCWQGELIHVPEKWAPLDVVFLYFLPVLPFKLDQVFGTLAQRCSQGARVIVSHLQGREVLEKQRKQYQDVIVSELPDKMTLQNVAANNSFQRAW